A window of the Lactuca sativa cultivar Salinas chromosome 7, Lsat_Salinas_v11, whole genome shotgun sequence genome harbors these coding sequences:
- the LOC111912872 gene encoding ribulose-phosphate 3-epimerase, cytoplasmic isoform: MPTTAVEAKIAPSMLSSDFANLASEAERMVSFGADWLHMDIMDGHFVPNLTIGAPVIASLRKHTKAYLDCHLMVTNPLDYVDQLGKAGASGFTFHVEVSKDNWQEVVKEIKLKGMRPGVALKPGTPIEDVYPLLEGENPVEMVLVMTVEPGFGGQKFIPDMMNKVRTLREKYPKLDIEVDGGLGPSTIDEAAAAGANCIVAGSSVFGDPEPARVISLLRTSVNKCLKPNFI; encoded by the exons ATGCCTACTACAGCCGTGGAAGCGAAGATCGCGCCGTCGATGCTATCGTCGGACTTCGCCAATCTGGCTTCAGAGGCTGAGCGCATGGTCAGCTTCGGTGCCGATTGGCTTCACATGGACATAATG GATGG GCATTTTGTCCCAAATCTTACAATTGGTGCTCCAGTGATTGCGAGTTTAAGAAAGCACACAAA GGCATATCTGGATTGCCACCTTATGGTAACAAATCCTCTTGATTATGTTGATCAATTAGGAAAGGCTGGTGCTTCTGGTTTCACATTTCATGTTGAGGTTTCTAAAG ATAATTGGCAAGAAGTTGTTAAAGAAATCAAGTTGAAAGGCATGCGGCCTGGTGTGGCATTAAAACCAGGAACACCCATTGAGGATGTGTATCCCCTG CTTGAAGGTGAAAATCCTGTTGAAATGGTTCTTGTCATGACTGTGGAACCTGGATTTGGTGGGCAGAAGTTCATTCCAGATATGATGAATAAG GTGCGCACATTGAGAGAAAAGTATCCGAAACTTGATATAGAG GTAGATGGAGGTTTAGGGCCTTCAACGATTGACGAGGCAGCTGCTGCAGGTGCAAACTGCATTGTTGCTGGGAGTTCAGTTTTTGGAGATCCAGAGCCGGCTCGAGTTATATCTCTACTCAGAACAAGTGTCAACAAGTGCTTGAAACCCAACTTTATATAG